One Aphidius gifuensis isolate YNYX2018 linkage group LG5, ASM1490517v1, whole genome shotgun sequence genomic region harbors:
- the LOC122856308 gene encoding fatty acid synthase-like has protein sequence MNSKENIVISGVAGRFPESDNVKELEKNLFNKIDMVTEDTRRFKNDIPGLPKRMGKINNINKFDALFFGINPNQANAMDPICRMLMEHAYEAIIDAGINPSTIKGSKTGVFIGACFSETEKICVYEKKWANNGYGITGCSKAMYANRLSYWLGLTGPSYTIDSACSSSIVAIENAYRSIQSGQCDAALVGAANLCLHPNLSFQYANLGALSPDGYCRTYDADANGFVRAEAVGIIYLQKLKNAKRVYGTVVNCKTNCDGYKEQGITLPSSLMHSNLIRELYDECKVSPNDVGYMEAHGTGTKIGDPEEIMAIDIGLCSNRKEPLIVGSIKTNLGHAEAASGIVSIVKIIIANETLKIPPNLHFNKAKKGLKAIEEGRIRIITEPENWNGGYAGVSGLGFGGSNAHCLIKSNNKEKINNALPNDNLPRLVMVSGRTEYAVKYILDDIENRPIDVEFIKLLHDIHANRIDGHLYGGYTILNTINSVEKTLQSNCEKVIKRKVDILPQKKRSVWFVFSGMGSQWPTMGKAFLCFPIFAEAIHKSKFNNILNAFIGIGAVQLGLVDLLKSLEILPDKIIGHSMGEVGCAYADNTITAEQMILAIYYRGIASINNRIIEGSMAVIGLGHQDAKKYCSNDVEIACHNGAKSTTISGPAISINKIVTELNDLNIFAREVECGKIAYHSSYVTEASLKLLQYLKKIIPEPKQRSSKWLSTCFHQNEWSTPTAQLASAEYFTKNFTSPVLFEETCALIPDDAITIEISPHGILQTVLRTSLHSSVINMSLAQRGQDNIQVFLDCIGKLYCAGIQSKISNLYPSVSLPVSRGTPMLSPLIKWQHADDHFVVSFDNEKSIMSQERTIEVSLKDQEFKYMTGHVVDGINSMPTTFYFVFIWQTLCMMQGKSFFDTSIVFKDIKFLKTIILPESRPIKITIFIDKDSGKFKIIKEEDEIVATGKVYSTTIVSSNNKIVTLNDKKFDTLTREEINKELRLRGYNLSGLYQGLENYSFENLCGTIEWVNNWDTFLANMIQVKLLSLETRNLFVPISIKKLTIDTKMHLDQINSMPNDDKKEFQVFYDDILDIIVSGGIEIKGIKLNSIARKRITCKPIIQSYKFVCHQDDKDELNLEDAIRMSVQLSVENYSTMKCKILELVQTNDDIENLLTPIIWKAISEIPTIEVEFVTVSKMNPYDNNNTSAIPVTVIEPNQFSLKTNALISAGQNILSSMIDFTVSQFILSIEDNNFLLTIEKTINLQKPELLKESLEKHCLKIIIKKTIGNLTILLLRKCIESEKNYSIIHVNNDNTYLWIEKLQNALKLSTINSRILLITDKQFENGLSGLMRCLQSESGTHAIRGFILQDDNAPDFNIDNPFYQEQLSLDLFLNVLRIDSNSTLPVWGTYRYFMLPDTQKSYDQYDHAYVRQLIKGDMNSFEWHQGPKTLNSLTSPSSMIKVIFSSINERDVMLANGKLKPESITSSRLDEDYIFGCEYSGIDLMKNKRIMGLVKTNALTNLIESNNSILTWNIPDNWSLQDAATVPFAYVTSYLALYIYGKIKKGDKVLIHQATNVISQAAITLALNEGCEVFVTVKSSEMKNFIINKFPQIKEDHIGNLIDMNFQNTIIEITKGQGVNVVLNFVSDNNHKNISIECLKEGGKFLELKDVDNEINNTIEFDLLKSIHFQVISLIDVLKTNNNDDEILLKLRDLLQNGVNEGIVKPLSSILFNRDQLKFAFKHLMNNNEVTEKVVIQIQDENNDESNSKQLISLPVIPRFYCNPNYSYIIYGGLGGFGLELADWLFIRGAKYLILTSRSGIKNGYQQMKINYWKKNGVKVEIISGKLAHIEADCVDILTISLNIAPVGGIFNLAVELDDKLFCDHTAETFDYSFKSKAWSTKNFDKLSRKMCQNLENFVVFSSITSSYGRQGMTSYGMTNSIMEKICEKRITDGLPALSIQWGAIDNVGILGNIQKNNDNFIFAGTLRQKISSCIDALDKFLMQSQPVVLSMIIPEKRSKKSDIISNIVDAVMKIIGLKDLKMINKHVPLSQLGMDSILVFEIQKTLEQEFNIILNTRDIWTLNFEKLENMQKLQDDQKKMTLE, from the exons ATGAATtctaaagaaaatattgtcATCTCTGGAGTTGCTGGAAGATTTCCAGAGTCAGATAATGTCaaagaacttgaaaaaaatcttttcaataaaattgacatGGTGACTGAAGATACACGTCGCTTTAAAAatg ataTTCCTGGGCTGCCAAAAAGAatgggaaaaataaataacatcaataaatttgatgCATTATTTTTTGGCATAAATCCAAATCAGGCTAATGCAATGGATCCAATATGCAGAATGTTGATGGAACATGCATACGAAGCAATTATTGATGCTGGTATTAATCCATCTACAATAAAAGGCAGTAAAACTGGTGTTTTTATTGGAGCATGTTTTTCAgaaactgaaaaaatatgtgtcTATGAGAAAAAATGg gCTAACAATGGATATGGAATAACTGGTTGTAGCAAGGCTATGTATGCAAATCGTTTATCATATTGGCTTGGACTAACTGGTCCAAGTTATACAATTGATTCAGCATGTAGTTCAAGTATTGTTGCTATTGAAAATGCATATAGATCAATTCAAAGTGGTCAGTGTGATGCAGCATTAGTTGGTGCTGCTAATTTATGTCTTCATccaaatttatcatttcaatATGCTAATttag gtgCTCTTAGTCCTGATGGTTATTGTAGAACTTATGATGCTGATGCAAATGGCTTTGTTCGAGCTGAAGCAGTtggcattatttatttacaaaaattaaaaaatgcaaaacgTGTTTATGGCACTGTTGTTAATTGCAAAACAAATTGTGATGGATATAAAGAACAAGGTATAACATTACCTTCAAGTTTAATGCACAGTAATCTTATTCGTGAATTGTATGATGAATGTAAAGTATCACCAAATGATGTTGGATATATGGAAGCACATGGAACAGGCACTAAAATTGGTGATCCTGAAGAAATTATGGCTATTGATATTGGATTATGTAGTAATAGAAAAGAACCACTTATTGTTGgttcaataaaaacaaatctaGGACATGCTGAAGCTGCAAGTGGAATTGtatcaattgttaaaattataattgccAATGAGACTCTTAAAATACCaccaaatttacattttaataaagcaaaaaaaggCTTAAAAGCTATTGAAGAAGGTCGTATTAGAATTATTACTGAACCAGAAAATTGGAATGGTGGTTATGCAGGTGTAAGTGGTCTAGGATTTGGTGGATCAAATGCTCATTGtcttattaaatcaaataataaagaaaaaattaataatgcttTACCAAATGATAATCTTCCAAGACTTGTTATGGTATCTGGAAGAACTGAATATGctgttaaatatatacttgatgAT ATTGAAAATCGTCCAattgatgttgaatttattaaacttcTTCATGACATTCATGCTAATCGTATTGATGGTCATTTATACGGTGGCTATACTATCTTGAATACAATAAATTCAGTAGAAAAAACACTCCAGTCAAATTgtgaaaaagttattaaaagaaaagttGACATTTTACCACAAAAAAAACGTTCTGTTTGGTTTGTTTTCTCGGGCATGGGATCTCAATGGCCAACAATGGGAAAAGCATTCCTTTGTTTTCCAATATTTGCTGAAGCAATAC ataaatcaaaatttaataatatattaaatgcaTTTATTGGAATTGGTGCTGTTCAACTTGGTTTAGTTGATTTACTTAAATCATTGGAAATTTTACcagataaaattattggtCATTCAATGGGTGAGGTGGGTTGTGCATATGCAGATAATACAATAACAGCTGAACAAATGATTTTAGCAATTTATTATCGAGGTATTGCATCAATTAACAATAGGATAATTGAAGGTTCAATGGCTGTAATTGGAttag GTCATCAAGAtgctaaaaaatattgttcaaaTGATGTTGAAATTGCTTGTCATAATGGAGCTAAAAGTACAACAATATCAGGTCCAgcaatttcaattaataaaattgttactGAGCTAAatgatttgaatatttttgccAGAGAAGTTGAATGTGGTAAAATTGCTTATCATAGTAGTTATGTTACTGAagcatcattaaaattattacaatatcttaaaaaaattattcctgAGCCAAAACAAAGAAGTTCCAAATGGCTAAGTACTTGTTTTCATCAAAATGAATGGTCTACACCAACAGCACAACTAGCATCTGCTGaatattttactaaaaattttacgaGTCCagttttatttgaagaaacaTGTGCTTTAATTCCTGATGATGCAATTACCATTGAAATATCTCCACATGGTATTCTTCAGACAGTTTTACGTACGTCTCTTCATTCGAGTGTAATTAACATGTCACTTGCTCAACGAGGTCAAGataatattcaagtatttCTTGATTGTATTGGAAAACTATATTGTGCTGGTATacaatcaaaaatatcaaatttatatccaAGTGTTTCTTTACCAGTATCAAGAGGTACACCAATGTTATCACCATTAATAAAATGGCAACACGCTGATGATCATTTTGTTGTTTCATTTGACAATGAAAAAAGTATCATGTCACAAGAACGAACAATTGAAGTTTCTTTGAAAGATCAAGAGTTTAAATATATGACTGGACATGTTGTTGATGGTATTAATTCCATGCCtacaactttttattttgtttttatttggcAAACTTTGTGTATGATGCAAGgaaaatcattttttgataCGTCTATTGTATttaaagatattaaatttttaaaaacaattatattgcCTGAAAGTAGAcctataaaaattacaattttcatcGACAAAG atagtggaaaatttaaaattattaaagaagaagatgaaataGTTGCTACTGGTAAAGTTTACTCTACCACCATTGTTTcatcaaacaataaaattgttactttaaatgataaaaaatttgatactttaACAAGGgaagaaattaataaagaatTACGATTAAGGGGTTACAACTTGAGTGGCCTTTATCAGGGACTTGAAAATTATTCGTTTGAAAACTTGTGTGGTACAATTGAATGGGTCAATAATTGGGATACATTTTTGGCAAACATGATACAAGTTAAACTATTAAGTCTTGAAAcaagaaatttatttgttccaatttcaattaaaaagttGACTATTGATACCAAGATGCATTTagatcaaataaattcaatgccaaatgatgacaaaaaag aatttcaagtattttatgaTGATATCTTAGACATTATAGTGTCTGGAGGTATTGAAATTAAAggtatcaaattaaattcaattgcaAGAAAAAGAATAACATGTAAACCAATTATTCAAAGTTATAAGTTTGTTTGTCATCAAGATGACAAAGATGAGCTTAATCTTGAGGATGCAATTAGAATGTCAGTACAATTGTCAgtagaaaattattcaacaatgaaatgtaaaatattagaaCTCGTACAAacaaatgatgatattgaaaatttattgactCCAATTATTTGGAAAGCTATTAGCGAAATTCCAACAATTGAAGTTGAATTTGTGACTGTATCCAAGATGAATCcttatgacaataataatacttctGCGATTCCAGTTACGGTTATTGAACcaaatcaattttcattgaaaacaAATGCACTGATATCAGctggacaaaatattttatcatcaatgatAGATTTTACAGtttcacaatttattttatcaattgaagataataattttttacttacaattgaaaaaacaattaatttacaaaaaccaGAGCTACTAAAAGAGTCTCTTGAAAAACATTGTCTCaagataattatcaaaaaaacaattggaaatttgacaattttattattgagaaaATGCATAgagagtgaaaaaaattattcaataattcatgttaataatgataatacatatttatggattgaaaaattacaaaatgccCTAAAATTGAGTACTATAAATtcaagaattttattaattactgaCAAACAGTTTGAAAATGGTTTATCTGGATTGATGAGATGCCTTCAAAGTGAATCAGGAACTCATGCTATACGTGGATTTATTTTACAAGATGATAATGCACctgattttaatattgataatccaTTTTATCAAGAACAATTGagtttggatttatttttaaatgtattacgCATTGATTCAAATTCAACTTTACCTGTATGGGGCACATATCGTTATTTTATGTTGCCTGATACACAAAAATCGTATGATCAATATGATCATGCATATGTTAGACAATTAATAAAAGGTGACATGAATAGCTTCGAATGGCATCAAGGaccaaaaacattaaattcattaacatCACCATCAAGCATgattaaagttatttttagCTCAATTAATGAACGTGATGTGATGCTGGCAAATGGAAAACTTAAACCAGAATCAATTACAAGCTCAAGACTTGATGAAGATTATATATTTGGATGTGAATATAGTGGTAttgatttaatgaaaaataaacgtaTAATGGGACTTGTTAAAACAAATgcattaacaaatttaattgaaagtaataattcaatattaactTGGAATATTCCTGATAATTGGTCATTACAAGATGCAGCAACAGTTCCATTTGCTTATGTGACATCATATCttgctttatatatttatggtaaaataaaaaaaggtgatAAAGTATTAATTCATCAAGCAACTAATGTTATTAGTCAGGCAGCAATAACATTGGCTCTCAATGAAGGATGTGAAGTATTTGTAACTGTAAAATCATCAGAAATGAAAaactttattatcaataaatttccacaaataaaagaagatcatattggaaatttaattgatatgaattttcaaaatacgATTATTGAAATAACCAAAGGACAAGGTGTAaatgttgttttaaattttgtttctgataataatcataaaaatatctcAATCGAATGTTTAAAAGAAGGAGGTAAATTTTTGGAACTCAAAGACgttgataatgaaataaataatactattgagtttgatttattaaaaagtatacaCTTTCAAGTTATTTCATTGATTGATGTActcaaaacaaataataatgatgatgaaatattattaaaattgagagatttattacaaaatggtGTTAATGAAGGAATTGTCAAACCATTGAgtagtatattatttaacagaGATCAATTGAAGTTCGCATTTAAacatttgatgaataataatgaagtTACTGAAAag gTTGTTATTCAAAttcaagatgaaaataatgatgaatcaaACAGCAAGCAACTGATATCTTTACCAGTAATTCCACGTTTTTACTGTAATCCAAATTacagttatattatttatggtGGACTTGGTGGTTTTGGTCTTGAGCTTGCAGATTGGTTATTCATTCGTGGAGCAAAATATTTGATACTAACTTCACGAAGTGGTATCAAAAATGGAtatcaacaaatgaaaattaattattggaaaaaaaatggtgtaaaagttgaaataatttcaGGAAAGTTGGCTCACATTGAAGCAGATTGTgttgatattttaacaatttcttTAAACATTGCACCAGTTGGTGGAATTTTTAATCTTGCTGTAGAACTTGATGACAAGCTTTTTTGTGATCACACAGCTGAAACTTttgattattcttttaaatcaAAAGCTTGGAGtactaaaaattttgataaattatcaagaaaaatgtgtcaaaatcttgaaaattttgttgttttttcctCAATAACATCCAGTTATGGTCGTCAAGGAATGACAAGTTATGGAATGACAAATTCtatcatggaaaaaatttGCGAAAAACGAATTACCGATGGATTACCAGCATTGTCAATACAATGGGGAGCTATTGATAATGTTGGTATACTTggaaatatacaaaaaaataatgataacttTATATTTGCTGGTACTTTGAgacaaaaaatttcatcatgtATAGAtgcacttgataaatttttaatgcaaTCACAACCAGTTGTATTGAGTATGATAATTCCGGAAAAACGAAGCAAAAAATCAgatattatatcaaatatagTTGATGctgttatgaaaataattggtCTTAAAGatctaaaaatgattaataaacaTGTGCCACTTAGTCAGCTTGGAATGGACTCAATTTTGGtatttgaaattcaaaaaactcTTGAACAagagtttaatattattcttaataCCCGTGATATTTGGACTctcaattttgaaaaattggaaaatatgCAAAAGCTCCAAGATGATCAGAAGAAAATGACACTCGAATGA